One window of the Chloroflexota bacterium genome contains the following:
- a CDS encoding TetR/AcrR family transcriptional regulator — translation MTTQKQQTRERLLEVAEEVFAQRGYYDAAVDEIVEKSGMSKGAVYFHFPSKERLFLAVMDQLGKRLIHRIEREIAPLTDPVRRLDMAMETTVRTLTKHKSLAKLLLVKGYSMGPAFAKRRQEIMGRFAEMTEGLMREAQGESARVDAGLAALAWQGAISETVVRWLETGRPHPVEEALPTLRAMLHGALGIGEAS, via the coding sequence ATGACGACCCAGAAACAGCAGACGCGCGAACGGCTCCTGGAAGTGGCCGAAGAGGTCTTCGCCCAGCGCGGCTATTATGATGCCGCCGTGGACGAGATCGTCGAAAAGTCCGGCATGTCCAAGGGCGCCGTCTACTTCCACTTCCCCAGCAAGGAGCGCCTTTTCCTGGCCGTTATGGACCAGCTGGGCAAGCGCCTCATCCACCGCATCGAGCGCGAGATCGCGCCCCTGACCGACCCCGTCCGGCGCCTGGATATGGCGATGGAGACCACCGTCCGCACCCTCACCAAGCACAAGAGCCTGGCCAAGCTCCTCCTCGTCAAGGGCTACAGCATGGGCCCCGCCTTCGCCAAGAGGCGCCAGGAAATCATGGGGCGCTTCGCCGAGATGACGGAGGGCCTCATGCGTGAGGCCCAGGGCGAAAGCGCCCGCGTGGACGCCGGGCTGGCCGCCCTCGCCTGGCAGGGCGCCATCAGCGAGACCGTGGTCCGCTGGCTGGAGACGGGGCGTCCCCACCCGGTGGAGGAGGCCCTGCCCACCCTGCGGGCCATGCTCCACGGCGCGCTGGGGATAGGCGAGGCGTCATGA
- a CDS encoding 4-hydroxybenzoate octaprenyltransferase, which translates to MSQAAATAGRAPLGKLAIFARSIKFEHSIFALPFAYAALFLVEDGWPLASHFLWITLAMVSARTIAMAANRLIDAQIDARNPRTAGRALPAGLLARRDMLLFMGLSLALFLLAVYNLSQWAQRLWPAALTPMILYPYLKRFTWLCHFGIGLVYLVVPTGVWLAVADELTAGSILLAAGAALWVSGFDVIYALQDLAFDRKEGLHSIPARFGKVWALAIARGVHLLTIAFVVAAGPLLDAGAFYYTGVVAFIALILYEHWLMRSGDESKIGMAFFNMNGIIAVVFFLFVMADVLV; encoded by the coding sequence ATGAGCCAAGCCGCCGCAACCGCCGGCCGCGCGCCCCTGGGCAAGCTCGCCATCTTCGCCCGGTCCATCAAGTTCGAGCACAGCATCTTCGCCCTCCCCTTCGCCTACGCCGCCCTCTTCCTGGTGGAAGATGGCTGGCCATTGGCAAGCCATTTCCTCTGGATCACCCTCGCCATGGTCAGCGCCCGCACCATCGCCATGGCCGCCAACCGCCTCATAGACGCGCAGATAGACGCGCGCAACCCGCGCACCGCCGGGCGCGCCCTGCCCGCGGGGCTCCTGGCGCGGCGCGATATGCTCCTCTTCATGGGCCTCTCGCTGGCCCTCTTCCTTCTCGCCGTCTACAACCTCAGCCAGTGGGCACAGCGCCTCTGGCCCGCCGCCCTCACGCCCATGATCCTCTACCCCTATCTCAAGCGCTTCACCTGGCTCTGCCACTTCGGCATCGGCCTCGTCTATCTCGTCGTCCCCACGGGCGTCTGGCTCGCCGTTGCCGATGAGCTCACGGCGGGCTCCATCCTCCTGGCGGCAGGCGCGGCCCTCTGGGTCTCCGGCTTCGATGTCATCTACGCCCTCCAAGACCTCGCCTTCGACCGCAAGGAGGGCCTGCACTCCATCCCGGCGCGCTTCGGCAAGGTCTGGGCCTTGGCCATCGCGCGGGGCGTCCACCTCCTCACCATCGCCTTCGTCGTCGCCGCCGGGCCGCTCCTGGATGCAGGCGCCTTCTACTACACCGGCGTCGTCGCCTTCATCGCCCTCATCCTCTACGAGCACTGGCTCATGCGCTCGGGCGATGAATCGAAGATCGGCATGGCCTTCTTCAATATGAACGGCATCATCGCCGTCGTCTTCTTCCTCTTCGTCATGGCGGACGTCCTGGTCTGA
- a CDS encoding UbiX family flavin prenyltransferase produces the protein MRTYVIGITGASGAPYARQVLRGLLERGCHVNLIVSPAGERVVAIELGLQMKGGRAARQEQWADYLAVGKGSLELLPHKDFAASISSGSSPFDGMAVVPCSMGTVGRIAHGLSTNLIERAADVALKEKRRLVIVPRETPLNLIHLRNMTALAEAGAEILPAMPGFYHLPKSVDDLVNSVAGRILDRLGVENDLYAQWRGDPLAQLAQVDE, from the coding sequence ATGCGCACATACGTCATAGGCATCACCGGGGCCAGCGGCGCCCCCTACGCCCGGCAGGTCCTCCGCGGCCTCCTGGAGCGCGGCTGCCACGTCAACCTCATCGTCTCTCCCGCCGGCGAGCGCGTCGTCGCCATCGAGCTCGGCCTGCAGATGAAGGGCGGACGCGCCGCGCGGCAGGAGCAGTGGGCCGATTACCTGGCCGTGGGCAAAGGCTCCCTGGAGCTTCTGCCCCACAAGGACTTCGCCGCCTCCATCTCCAGCGGCTCTTCCCCCTTCGATGGCATGGCCGTCGTGCCATGCTCCATGGGCACCGTGGGACGCATCGCCCACGGCCTCTCCACGAACCTCATCGAGCGCGCCGCCGATGTGGCGCTCAAGGAGAAGCGGCGGCTGGTCATCGTCCCGCGCGAAACGCCGCTTAACCTCATCCACCTGCGCAATATGACGGCCCTGGCCGAAGCGGGCGCGGAGATACTCCCCGCCATGCCCGGCTTCTACCACCTGCCCAAGTCCGTGGACGACCTGGTGAACAGCGTCGCCGGGCGCATCCTCGATCGCCTGGGCGTTGAAAACGACCTCTATGCGCAGTGGCGCGGCGACCCGCTGGCCCAGCTGGCACAGGTGGACGAATAG
- a CDS encoding UbiD family decarboxylase → MPYRDLQQFVAALERAGELKRVRVEVDPELEITEIAIRQVLQNGPALLFEKVKGSRYPLLINAFASQKRIEMAIGRPPAEVGAQIIHFIEELNPPSPKTLLRNRKTVRLLMAARLKKARRAIAQEVVEQPNLEALPVLKCWPDDGGRFFTFSPTLTYNPVNRRSNFGLYRLQIFDKAATGMHWQLGKGGGYHYFEAEQQGKPLEAAVVVGGDPALMLSAILPLPEALEEIVFSGLLRTKPLPMVQAKTLNMRVPANAEFILEGKVLPEERRMEGPFGDHFGHYSNAAPFPVFHVNTVTRRRDPIYPATVVGKPPQEDRWMGDAAQEFLNPFLKLIRPEVSDLWAYYEAGFHNLLVVSVRSRFAKEPLKTALGLFGEGQLSLTKCIILVGPGVDPRDFTAVLREVHKHFSAGNDFLLLPRVPLDTLDFTSFKMHLGSKMALDATPKAGENGGSWPFDPHSLDLRRLAPEVTDSRLVEETLLAVKVRGGGSDVVRRIASAPEARGLKLIAAVSEDINLNDQTSLLWGIFTRFDPARDAFFPEMRFEGAAPLYRGPLAIDATWKQGYPAPLLMDSAIVDKVNKRWNAYWT, encoded by the coding sequence ATGCCCTACCGTGATCTGCAACAGTTCGTGGCTGCCCTGGAGCGAGCCGGGGAGCTGAAGCGCGTCCGCGTTGAGGTGGACCCGGAGCTGGAAATCACCGAGATCGCCATCCGCCAGGTGCTCCAGAACGGTCCGGCCCTGCTCTTTGAAAAGGTCAAAGGCTCGCGCTACCCCCTGCTCATCAACGCCTTCGCCTCGCAGAAGCGCATCGAGATGGCCATCGGCAGGCCGCCGGCGGAGGTCGGCGCGCAGATCATCCATTTCATCGAAGAGCTCAACCCCCCTTCGCCCAAGACGCTCCTCCGCAACCGCAAGACCGTGCGGCTGCTGATGGCGGCGCGGCTCAAAAAGGCGCGCCGGGCCATCGCGCAAGAGGTCGTCGAACAGCCCAACCTGGAAGCATTGCCCGTCCTCAAGTGCTGGCCCGATGACGGCGGCCGCTTCTTCACCTTCTCGCCCACCCTCACCTACAACCCGGTGAACCGCCGCAGCAACTTCGGCCTCTACCGCCTTCAGATCTTCGATAAGGCCGCCACGGGCATGCACTGGCAGCTCGGCAAGGGCGGCGGCTACCACTACTTCGAAGCCGAACAGCAGGGTAAGCCCCTGGAGGCGGCAGTCGTGGTCGGCGGCGACCCGGCGCTGATGCTCTCCGCCATCCTGCCTCTGCCGGAGGCGCTGGAGGAGATCGTCTTCAGCGGCCTGTTGCGGACAAAGCCTCTGCCCATGGTCCAGGCCAAGACCCTCAACATGCGCGTCCCCGCCAACGCCGAGTTCATTCTGGAGGGCAAGGTCCTCCCCGAGGAGCGGCGCATGGAAGGCCCCTTCGGCGACCACTTCGGCCACTACTCCAACGCCGCGCCCTTCCCCGTCTTCCACGTGAATACCGTCACGCGCCGTCGCGATCCCATCTACCCTGCCACCGTCGTCGGCAAGCCGCCACAAGAGGACCGCTGGATGGGCGATGCCGCGCAGGAGTTCCTGAACCCCTTCCTCAAGCTCATCCGCCCTGAGGTCTCCGACCTCTGGGCCTACTACGAGGCGGGCTTCCACAACCTCCTCGTCGTCTCCGTCAGGTCGCGCTTCGCCAAGGAGCCCCTCAAGACGGCCCTCGGCCTCTTCGGCGAAGGCCAGCTCTCCCTCACCAAGTGCATCATCCTCGTCGGCCCCGGCGTGGACCCCCGTGACTTCACCGCCGTCCTCCGCGAGGTCCACAAGCACTTCAGCGCCGGGAACGACTTCCTCCTCCTGCCGCGGGTCCCCCTGGACACCCTGGATTTCACGAGCTTCAAGATGCACCTGGGCAGCAAGATGGCCCTGGATGCCACGCCCAAGGCCGGCGAGAACGGCGGCTCCTGGCCCTTCGATCCGCACTCCCTCGACCTGCGCCGCCTCGCGCCTGAAGTGACCGACTCCCGCCTGGTGGAGGAGACCCTTCTGGCGGTGAAGGTGCGCGGCGGCGGCAGCGACGTGGTCCGCCGCATCGCCTCCGCGCCGGAGGCGCGCGGCCTCAAGCTCATCGCGGCGGTGAGCGAGGATATCAACCTCAACGACCAGACCAGCCTCCTGTGGGGTATCTTTACCCGCTTCGACCCGGCGCGCGACGCCTTCTTTCCGGAGATGCGCTTCGAAGGGGCGGCCCCGCTCTACCGCGGCCCCCTCGCCATAGACGCCACTTGGAAGCAGGGCTATCCCGCGCCCCTGCTGATGGACAGCGCAATCGTAGATAAGGTGAACAAACGATGGAACGCTTACTGGACGTAG
- the mqnE gene encoding aminofutalosine synthase MqnE, which yields MERLLDVDGVIFRDESLLPIWEKVRAGKRITVEDGVKLYRSPDFIAVGGMADWAKRRKSGDNVYFVFNRQVNPTNLCVLSCKFCDFAAKPGDTHAYELSMEEMLDSLHEEMTEVHIVGGHHPTWPFEKYVEIVAAIHKRFPKMQIKAFTAAEWDYFEKRWKVPVKEAMLRMKEAGLQTLPGGGAEVFSDRVRKELFPGKAGWKRWIEIHQTAHRLGIPSNSTMLYGHIETIEERVTHMDILRKAQDETGGFQVFIPLEYQIGDTHLVARQASAIDNLRTIAVSRLMLDNFKHIKAYWVMMSEEAADMALNFGADDMDGTIGKERIAHAAKAASPIGLVREHLVELIKDAGKVPVERDALYNTVKVYRN from the coding sequence ATGGAACGCTTACTGGACGTAGACGGCGTCATCTTCCGCGATGAGTCCCTCCTCCCCATCTGGGAGAAGGTGCGCGCGGGCAAGCGCATCACCGTGGAGGACGGCGTCAAGCTCTACCGCTCGCCCGATTTCATCGCCGTCGGCGGCATGGCTGACTGGGCCAAGCGCCGGAAGTCCGGCGATAACGTCTACTTCGTCTTCAACCGCCAGGTGAACCCCACGAACCTCTGCGTCCTCTCCTGCAAGTTCTGCGACTTCGCCGCCAAGCCGGGCGATACGCACGCCTACGAGCTCTCCATGGAGGAGATGCTCGATTCCCTCCATGAGGAGATGACCGAAGTCCACATCGTCGGCGGCCACCATCCCACCTGGCCCTTCGAAAAGTACGTCGAGATCGTGGCGGCCATCCACAAGCGCTTCCCCAAGATGCAGATCAAGGCCTTCACCGCCGCTGAATGGGACTACTTCGAAAAGCGGTGGAAGGTCCCCGTGAAGGAGGCGATGCTGCGTATGAAGGAGGCCGGCCTCCAGACACTCCCCGGCGGCGGCGCAGAGGTCTTTTCCGACCGCGTCCGCAAGGAGCTCTTCCCCGGCAAGGCCGGCTGGAAGCGCTGGATCGAGATCCACCAGACGGCCCACCGCCTGGGCATCCCCTCCAACTCCACGATGCTCTACGGCCACATCGAGACCATCGAAGAGCGCGTCACCCACATGGACATCCTCCGCAAGGCCCAGGACGAAACGGGCGGCTTCCAGGTCTTCATCCCCCTGGAGTACCAGATCGGCGATACCCACCTCGTGGCCCGCCAGGCCTCCGCCATAGACAACCTGCGCACCATCGCCGTCTCCCGCCTGATGCTGGACAACTTCAAGCACATCAAGGCCTACTGGGTCATGATGAGCGAAGAGGCCGCCGATATGGCGCTGAACTTCGGCGCCGACGATATGGACGGCACCATCGGCAAGGAGCGCATCGCCCACGCCGCTAAGGCCGCCAGCCCCATCGGCCTCGTCCGCGAACACCTGGTGGAGCTGATCAAGGACGCCGGGAAGGTCCCCGTTGAGAGAGATGCCTTGTATAACACGGTGAAGGTGTACAGGAACTAG
- a CDS encoding menaquinone biosynthesis protein, with amino-acid sequence MPINIGLMPYLNSVVFYQRMQGEPFHLVPLVPTAMAKAAREGRIVAGPVPLLDALALEPAWERLGDFCIATKKKAFSILLFSSVPVEQLHGKRIGVTDETSSSARLLRILLRNYWKVTPSHYVGLKDESEAHLLIGDGALKARKGVPGHPFAYDLGEVWHRWTGLPFVFATWVVRKDVPRAERNATDLALRMGLTIGIANLPDVRSGRPDLNMTPAEVREYLEGFDYVLGPGEKQAIERFTKLVAELPKEESQAAHT; translated from the coding sequence ATGCCAATCAACATCGGCCTCATGCCCTACCTCAATAGCGTCGTCTTCTACCAGCGCATGCAGGGCGAGCCCTTCCACCTTGTCCCCCTGGTGCCGACGGCCATGGCCAAGGCCGCCCGCGAAGGGCGCATCGTCGCCGGCCCTGTGCCGCTCCTGGACGCCCTGGCCCTGGAGCCTGCCTGGGAGCGCCTCGGCGATTTCTGTATCGCCACCAAAAAGAAGGCCTTCAGCATCCTTCTCTTCTCCTCCGTCCCCGTGGAGCAGCTGCACGGCAAGCGCATCGGCGTGACCGACGAGACATCGTCCTCGGCGCGCCTCCTGCGCATCCTCCTGCGCAACTATTGGAAGGTGACGCCCTCGCATTACGTGGGGCTGAAGGACGAGTCGGAGGCCCACCTCCTCATTGGCGACGGGGCTCTCAAGGCGCGCAAGGGCGTCCCCGGGCACCCCTTCGCCTATGACCTCGGCGAAGTCTGGCACCGGTGGACCGGCCTCCCCTTCGTCTTTGCCACCTGGGTCGTCCGCAAGGACGTCCCCAGGGCCGAGCGCAACGCCACCGACCTTGCCCTGCGCATGGGCCTCACCATCGGCATCGCCAACCTGCCCGATGTGCGCAGCGGCCGCCCCGATCTCAATATGACCCCCGCCGAGGTGCGCGAGTATCTCGAAGGCTTCGACTACGTTCTCGGCCCCGGCGAAAAGCAGGCCATCGAACGCTTCACAAAGCTCGTTGCGGAGCTGCCGAAAGAGGAGAGCCAAGCGGCGCACACGTAG
- the mqnC gene encoding dehypoxanthine futalosine cyclase, which yields MRDIIKAKVERGERITTEEGLWLLTNANLQDLAAFASLWRFRHNPQPYVTFVVDTNLNYTNVCDAYCTFCAFYRTEGHKEAYTYTVDEMLVKLGEALKKGVTTVLLQGGLNPKLPLEYYEELVRRSIETYPNLHTHFFSAPEIQKMSQVSGLPLREVLQRLHKAGLRSLPGGGAEVLSDRVKHKVSRLFPKGNVKSWIDVHREAHQVGIKSTATMMYGHLDTDEDIIEHLDHIRKLEDEAPGFTAFVPWSFSKGNSALSKKVKEEAGPTKYLRVIAASRIFLDNFQHIQASWFSEGKKTGEVALHFGGDDFGGTLFDENVMLASGFYNRTTVDEVVQMIREAGFKPAQRTTLYEIIRRWEDEEKVKPKTRIPVQATAKAGS from the coding sequence ATGCGTGACATCATCAAGGCAAAAGTCGAACGCGGCGAGCGCATCACCACGGAGGAGGGCCTCTGGCTCCTCACCAATGCTAACCTTCAAGACCTGGCCGCCTTCGCCAGCCTATGGCGCTTCCGCCACAACCCGCAGCCGTACGTCACCTTCGTCGTGGACACCAACCTCAACTACACCAACGTCTGCGACGCCTATTGCACCTTCTGCGCCTTCTACCGCACCGAAGGCCACAAAGAGGCCTACACCTACACCGTGGACGAGATGCTCGTGAAGCTCGGCGAAGCTCTCAAGAAGGGCGTCACCACCGTTCTCCTGCAGGGCGGCCTGAATCCTAAACTGCCCTTGGAATACTACGAAGAGCTCGTCCGCCGCAGCATAGAGACCTACCCCAACCTGCACACCCACTTCTTCTCCGCGCCCGAGATCCAAAAGATGTCTCAGGTCTCCGGCCTTCCTCTCCGCGAGGTGCTCCAGCGCCTCCACAAGGCCGGCCTTCGCTCTCTCCCCGGCGGCGGCGCCGAGGTCCTCTCGGATCGCGTCAAGCACAAGGTGAGCCGCCTCTTCCCCAAGGGCAACGTGAAGAGCTGGATAGACGTACACCGGGAGGCCCACCAAGTCGGCATCAAGTCCACCGCCACCATGATGTACGGCCACCTGGACACCGATGAGGACATCATCGAGCACCTCGACCACATCCGGAAGCTGGAGGACGAGGCTCCCGGCTTCACCGCCTTTGTCCCCTGGAGCTTCAGCAAGGGCAACAGCGCCCTCTCCAAGAAGGTGAAGGAAGAGGCCGGCCCCACGAAATATCTTCGCGTCATCGCCGCCTCGCGCATCTTCCTGGATAACTTCCAGCACATCCAGGCCTCCTGGTTCTCCGAAGGCAAAAAGACCGGCGAGGTGGCCCTCCACTTCGGCGGCGACGACTTCGGCGGCACTCTCTTCGATGAGAACGTGATGCTCGCCTCAGGCTTCTACAACCGCACCACCGTGGACGAGGTGGTGCAGATGATCCGCGAGGCAGGCTTCAAGCCTGCCCAGCGCACGACGCTCTACGAAATCATCCGCCGATGGGAAGACGAAGAGAAGGTGAAGCCGAAGACGCGGATACCGGTCCAAGCAACGGCGAAAGCCGGGAGCTAA
- a CDS encoding CoA ester lyase gives MFRLSGNRVVIPRTELTYPGISRDVLTDKNADSLKMSKSAAKAPVDHIMGDMEDACAFDLKGPPVRKALAEAFSTLDFGNKVVTWRPNNAKSAFFEQDMEYMMRHAVDKFDGIILPKSFSDEESRYACDVLTFCEKAFGWSRKVQVEALIETPNALLKADAIGEVLQRSGRGAGLVFGIADFSSFIGTPKIIDDQHMNFAYAKQQTVIAAKAHGLHAIDNVYIRLPQKSDSPEAVKKIEQGLREKNQWSAAVGMDGTWVIHPAQAAIAAECYTPTDKETNDYKRVLEYAQSKGGGAIADPQTGEMIDDATLRIALTGLSKSAQAGKVTWDYLAAMNKRITELTGYDILKLGF, from the coding sequence ATGTTCCGACTCTCCGGCAACCGCGTCGTCATTCCACGCACCGAGCTGACCTACCCCGGCATATCTCGCGATGTGCTTACCGATAAGAACGCCGATTCGCTCAAGATGAGCAAGAGCGCGGCGAAGGCGCCGGTGGACCACATCATGGGCGATATGGAGGACGCCTGCGCCTTTGACCTGAAGGGGCCGCCGGTGCGCAAGGCGCTGGCGGAGGCCTTCAGCACGTTGGACTTTGGGAACAAGGTGGTGACGTGGCGGCCGAACAATGCCAAGTCGGCGTTCTTCGAGCAGGACATGGAGTACATGATGCGCCACGCCGTGGACAAGTTCGACGGCATCATTCTGCCGAAATCGTTCAGCGATGAGGAGAGCCGCTACGCCTGCGACGTGCTGACCTTTTGCGAGAAGGCCTTCGGCTGGTCGCGGAAGGTGCAGGTGGAGGCACTGATCGAGACGCCGAACGCTCTGCTGAAGGCGGACGCCATCGGCGAGGTGCTGCAGCGCTCAGGCCGGGGCGCGGGCCTGGTCTTCGGCATCGCCGATTTCTCATCGTTCATCGGCACGCCGAAGATCATTGACGATCAGCATATGAACTTCGCGTATGCCAAACAGCAGACGGTTATCGCGGCGAAGGCCCACGGGCTCCATGCGATAGACAACGTCTATATCCGCTTGCCGCAGAAGAGCGACAGCCCGGAGGCGGTGAAGAAGATCGAGCAGGGGCTGCGGGAGAAGAACCAGTGGTCGGCGGCCGTCGGCATGGACGGGACGTGGGTGATCCACCCCGCCCAGGCGGCGATCGCGGCGGAGTGCTATACGCCCACGGACAAAGAGACGAATGACTATAAGCGCGTGCTGGAGTATGCCCAGTCGAAGGGCGGCGGCGCCATCGCGGACCCGCAGACGGGGGAGATGATTGACGACGCGACGCTGCGGATCGCGCTGACGGGGCTGAGCAAGTCTGCCCAGGCGGGCAAGGTGACGTGGGACTACCTGGCGGCGATGAACAAGCGCATCACCGAATTGACGGGGTATGACATCCTGAAGCTGGGGTTTTAG
- a CDS encoding SRPBCC family protein yields the protein MPTGLAAGKIWPSNAIGGVSAMLWAIVIPIVVIVAVPAVIYLIGSRLPVKHTATVRGQIKAQPAEVWAIITDFPGQTRWRKGLKKVERSADKSGHEVWLEDGKREGKLLLETMQAEPPKLLVRRIANEKLPFGGGWAIELAQAGFGTLVIVTENGEVYNPIFRFFSRFVMDQSATIRNYLANLEAYVDKLNAEKK from the coding sequence TTGCCTACCGGCCTGGCAGCAGGCAAGATATGGCCGTCCAACGCCATAGGAGGGGTATCCGCCATGCTGTGGGCCATCGTCATCCCGATCGTCGTCATCGTCGCGGTCCCCGCCGTCATCTACCTCATCGGCTCCCGCCTGCCAGTCAAGCACACCGCGACGGTGCGCGGGCAGATCAAGGCCCAACCTGCCGAAGTCTGGGCCATCATCACCGATTTCCCGGGCCAGACCAGGTGGCGCAAAGGCCTCAAGAAGGTCGAGCGCTCAGCCGATAAGAGCGGCCATGAGGTCTGGCTGGAGGACGGCAAGCGCGAAGGGAAGCTGCTCTTGGAAACCATGCAAGCAGAACCCCCAAAACTCCTTGTGCGCCGCATCGCCAATGAAAAGCTCCCTTTCGGCGGCGGCTGGGCCATCGAGCTGGCACAGGCCGGCTTCGGCACCCTCGTCATCGTCACCGAGAACGGCGAAGTCTACAACCCCATCTTCCGCTTCTTCTCCCGCTTCGTCATGGACCAGTCCGCCACCATCCGAAACTACCTCGCCAACCTTGAGGCCTACGTGGACAAGCTGAACGCCGAGAAAAAGTAG
- a CDS encoding SDR family oxidoreductase: protein MPPKSQVVLITGATRGIGRVAALHMAQRGHRIIATGRSRELLESLAAEAKARSLPVTTGAMDVTDDGAVQSVIQQSLRDFGRIDALVNNAGYGLWGPIEELELDELRAVFETNLFAVVRVSQAVIPQMREQKSGVIVNVGSMAGQFTMPANGAYAATKYALEAVSRAMHIELAHAGIRVTLIEPGVFQTDFHKNVVVGRRVMQPGSPNFERTVRLRTKPPVESRLRADPIRVAWRIRQAIEARGVRARYATGLDAHVGKYAARYAPDWLVDFILKKALRW, encoded by the coding sequence ATGCCCCCTAAATCCCAGGTCGTCCTCATCACCGGCGCCACCCGCGGCATCGGGCGCGTGGCCGCCCTCCACATGGCCCAACGGGGCCACCGCATCATCGCCACCGGGCGCAGCCGCGAGCTCCTCGAAAGCCTGGCGGCAGAGGCCAAGGCCCGCTCACTGCCCGTCACCACCGGTGCCATGGACGTGACCGATGATGGAGCCGTCCAAAGCGTCATCCAACAGTCCCTGCGCGATTTCGGGCGCATAGACGCCCTAGTAAACAACGCCGGCTACGGCCTTTGGGGGCCTATCGAAGAGCTGGAGCTCGACGAACTCCGCGCCGTTTTCGAAACCAACCTCTTCGCCGTCGTGCGCGTCAGCCAGGCCGTCATCCCCCAGATGCGGGAGCAAAAGTCCGGCGTCATCGTGAACGTCGGCTCCATGGCGGGCCAGTTCACCATGCCCGCCAACGGCGCCTACGCCGCCACCAAGTACGCCTTGGAGGCCGTCAGCCGCGCCATGCACATCGAGCTCGCCCACGCCGGCATCCGCGTCACCCTCATCGAGCCCGGCGTCTTCCAGACGGACTTCCACAAGAACGTTGTCGTGGGCAGGCGCGTGATGCAGCCCGGCTCGCCGAACTTCGAGCGTACCGTTCGCCTGCGCACCAAGCCTCCTGTGGAGAGCCGCTTGCGCGCCGACCCCATCCGCGTCGCCTGGCGGATTCGCCAGGCGATAGAGGCCAGGGGCGTGAGAGCGCGCTACGCCACTGGCCTGGATGCCCACGTCGGGAAGTACGCCGCGCGCTATGCGCCGGACTGGCTAGTGGACTTCATCCTCAAGAAGGCCCTGCGCTGGTAG
- a CDS encoding matrixin family metalloprotease — protein sequence MKTSRAVRLILAVALVLSSLSAFSDTGLAAGNGPPDKEVIIFVHYPKGHGPPEQARPGGGGGGGACPSRTFAKWADLNAAVTFVVDSSGSGLAAQDALTGVVNSVAEWSNWSGLPAPVGGTFAGVPSSYTGSSNGTNEVGWGSLSALGYSNAIAVTWTWRNRATKAAVEWDMVFNTDPGFNWAQSDLGGADPNTAVVSAGAYDVQNIGTHEAGHAFGLDYVSEAAHTMYSYGSKDEVKKRSLECGDKAGIQKLYGV from the coding sequence ATGAAGACTTCCCGCGCCGTTCGATTGATACTCGCCGTAGCGCTGGTCCTGAGTTCGCTTTCGGCATTCAGCGATACCGGCCTCGCCGCCGGCAACGGGCCTCCTGATAAAGAAGTCATCATCTTTGTTCACTACCCCAAAGGTCATGGCCCGCCGGAGCAGGCTCGCCCTGGCGGAGGCGGGGGCGGAGGAGCCTGTCCTTCGCGCACCTTCGCAAAGTGGGCCGATCTGAACGCGGCAGTGACCTTTGTCGTTGACTCCTCGGGAAGCGGGCTCGCCGCCCAGGACGCCCTCACCGGCGTTGTGAACTCGGTGGCAGAGTGGTCAAACTGGTCGGGGCTCCCTGCGCCGGTTGGTGGGACGTTCGCCGGCGTTCCCAGCAGCTACACCGGTTCCAGCAACGGGACGAACGAGGTCGGCTGGGGTTCACTTAGCGCTTTAGGTTACTCCAACGCCATCGCAGTCACCTGGACCTGGCGCAATAGAGCCACCAAAGCCGCGGTGGAATGGGATATGGTCTTCAATACCGACCCGGGCTTCAACTGGGCGCAGAGCGACCTCGGTGGGGCTGACCCCAATACAGCCGTAGTCTCGGCGGGCGCGTACGATGTCCAGAATATCGGCACCCACGAAGCCGGTCACGCCTTCGGCCTGGATTACGTCTCGGAGGCCGCGCACACGATGTACAGCTATGGCTCCAAGGATGAGGTGAAGAAGCGAAGCCTGGAATGCGGCGATAAGGCGGGCATCCAGAAGCTCTATGGCGTCTAA
- a CDS encoding MaoC family dehydratase, with translation MTDDLITEAMRGAIGRPSPPVTYDIEKGHIRRFVEAIGDANPLYRDGSAARAGRHGGIIAPPTFLRALNPAPLPVSPFQFGRLKPGFDAGSEWDYYHPVMAGDRITVTAVVEGYETRPGRNATLVFISILNTYTNQRGETVATQRSRSVLLGEQS, from the coding sequence GTGACTGACGACCTCATCACTGAGGCCATGCGCGGGGCCATCGGCCGTCCATCGCCGCCGGTGACCTACGATATCGAAAAGGGCCACATCCGCCGCTTCGTTGAGGCCATAGGCGACGCCAATCCCCTCTACCGCGATGGATCGGCAGCCCGAGCCGGCCGCCACGGCGGCATCATCGCCCCACCCACCTTCCTCCGCGCCCTCAACCCGGCCCCGTTGCCCGTCAGCCCCTTCCAGTTCGGCAGGCTAAAACCCGGCTTCGATGCCGGCTCGGAATGGGACTACTACCACCCCGTCATGGCCGGAGACCGCATCACCGTCACTGCAGTCGTGGAAGGCTACGAAACCAGACCGGGGAGAAACGCGACCCTCGTCTTCATCAGCATCCTCAACACCTATACTAACCAACGGGGTGAGACTGTGGCGACCCAGCGCTCCCGCAGCGTCCTCCTTGGAGAGCAATCCTAG